In Amphiura filiformis chromosome 2, Afil_fr2py, whole genome shotgun sequence, one DNA window encodes the following:
- the LOC140145976 gene encoding uncharacterized protein, whose protein sequence is MLFRWMQNNAFWGLLCLSALATMDLGHTASTKRGVGSTKKGVGMSSLYYNCNDVEQFTNIAWWYSWGISTAFHSDRDHMCSNELQQKDKYIPMCWGYWPQPPTKKEFNFLAPSSDINKHVLGFYEPNHMRQAFMKPAEAADRWRELEAAGKANGATKFVSPAAAPGGIYDHFQWFDEFFQSCSDCQIDYISTHCYYEKPTEVMDYLKSLWERYNKKIFLTEFALPHTDDEDKQLAYMKELLPMLEDAEYVEKYAWFASRKGTGTGYVKSSCSLLDHKLTTDGKYESKLTPLGEYYNNF, encoded by the exons ATGTTGTTTCGTTGGATGCAGAACAATG CTTTCTGGGGCTTACTTTGTCTGTCAGCTTTAGCTACTATGGACTTGGGACATACAGCATCTACCAAGAGAGGAGTTGGATCTACCAAGAAAGGGGTTGGTATGTCTTCGCTTTACTACAATTGTAACGACGTGGAGCAGTTCACAAACATCGCATGGTG GTACAGTTGGGGAATTTCGACCGCATTTCACTCAGACCGGGATCATATGTGTTCCAATGAATTACAACAAAAAGACAAATATATCCCAATGTGTTGGGGATATTGGCCACAACCTCCTACAAAGAAAGAGTTTAACTTCCTTGCACCCTCATCTGACATTAACAAACACGTCCTTGGTTTCTACGAGCCAAACCATATGAGACAAGCATTCATGAAACCAGCAGAGGCTGCCGATCGTTGGAGAGAGCTAGAAGCAGCAGGGAAAGCAAACGGTGCAACAAAGTTTGTGAGTCCAGCCGCGGCACCTGGAGGCATCTATGATCATTTCCAATGGTTCGACGAATTTTTTCAAAGTTGTTCAGATTGTCAAATTGATTACATTTCTACTCATTGTTATTATGAAAAACCCACTGAAGTTATGGATTATCTCAAAAGTTTATGGGAAAGATAcaataagaaaatatttttgacagaGTTTGCCCTTCCCCATACTGACGATGAAGACAAGCAGCTTGCATATATGAAGGAGCTGTTACCTATGTTAGAGGACGCGGAATATGTTGAAAAGTATGCTTGGTTTGCTAGCCGAAAAGGCACTGGCACCGGCTATGTAAAGTCCTCTTGCTCCCTTTTAGATCACAAGCTTACAACAGATGGAAAGTATGAGTCTAAGCTTACACCACTTGGAGAATATTACAATAATTTTTAA